AAATAGGTGCAAGAATAAGATGTGGTTAGCATTTAGTACAAATACTTCAAGTAGACGATACTGGAACTTCACTCATCTTCAGGAACTAAATTGGGATTGAGGTCAGTTGTCAGTAGGATAACTGTATTTTCAAGCCATCACTTTTTAATGTTTTATGTATGCAACAAATGTTAGAAATCGGAGACAAGTAGAAAAGTGTTTACAAGTAAGGGGTAACACTTTTAGGAACATGAAAAAGAACTTTAGCTGCATCCAAATCACAGAATAATGAAATTACATACCAATTTCTTTAACTACCAATGCCACTTAAAAGGCCATAAACAAATAAACAATACATCAACATGGATGCAACAATAGTTACTATGACATAAACATGAGAAATGCAGTGATAATGTCGTCATTTAGCCCAGGTTACATACAGTAAGTAAATATAACCGAAACACACATACCCTAAAATTTGCTGAAGAAAATAAATCCGCACACAAATATCTCCTCATCCTCTAAATCCATCAATAGAACCAACAAATACTACCTCCCTTATCTCAATAACATTTTGGCAACAAACTACCCAACCAACTTAGACGATTCAGTTTGTAACAGATTACACCGTTAAATTACAATCACATTATCAAACAAACTGCTGTCTAATAGCTACAGGCCAGAGAACAAACTCACCCAATGTGTGACCATACTATCAAAATTCTGTCATTCCACACGATTTTCTAAATCCTAATTCCTAAATCCTATATCCTAAACCAAACAAGCATCACTTCTCAACTATCAATAATTACCTTCCAGCGAAATTAAATCCAATTAAATCCCAGCGTTATTAAAGATCCACATGTctaaaataaaaataatgttaGTACCTCCCAAGCATATATGAAAAATAACGTTCAATATAAGTATAACAGTGTTGTGTACAAAAAAAATAATCTATCAGATAATAAAGTAACCTTAGTTTCAGCTCAACTAATTACTTCAAatatcagattcaacaaactcatcaATCAATCTAAATATTCATCAAATTAGGGCTCTAACACAAACATATCAGCAGATCCACCGACTACACCAATAAATCAACACAATCAGATAACTAATTAAATCATATCACGTAAAATAAACACTTACGGTATTTCCAAGAGCTACGACGTTCAAAAATGTAGAAGGACGTCTTGAATCAGACGGTGAGTTTTCGTCAACATCTTCATCGTTCAACAGCGCGGCAGCTTGCAGCATCGAATCTGCAAGTTGCGCTAATTCTTCAATCGCATCCATGTTCGATCAGATCGAATGTTATGTAATCACAGATCGTGTATGTAAGGGAGTTGAATCGAAGTAAACGAGAGGTTTTTGATGAAAAAGCAATGGATCGGGTGGTTTTTGTTAGGGTTCTACAGTGAGATTTAAAAATGTGTTTTGAAATTTAAATTGGTTGGGAGTTAACAGagagaatgataatgatgatgatgatgcaaaaCAAAAGGAGGAATGAATTTTTGGGAGATTTTTTAAAACATGAGATGAAATACGAGTATGAGATGTGATGTGATTCCTCTCACCACTTCGGAGAAATGTGAATCTTTAGGGATTTAACGTTACACTGACAGTAGATTTTAGATTTGCCTGTGTTAAATCCAAAATTTCATTTTTACATTTATGGTGCCTGATAATGGAATTTTGGATCACTTATTTCTTCATTGATTAAAATACGTAGCTTTTGAAATATTTACCACAAAATTTTCAAAAGTTAATATTTGTTGTGATTAAGTTGTCATTAATAACTTTTAGTGCTAATCTTAGTATCTTACTATAATAAATTTCTTAATAATGCAAGAGTAGAATGTGGAGAAAGAAAACACGTCAAATAAATGTTAAATGATACGAGTACAAGTTTACAAGCATACATTCAGAGTGTATATATACTACAAAattaccatgtatgtaatgttattTAACTTAAAACTTAAGGTAAAGACCTAATAACAAGTGATGCGTGATAAAATTCATCACCCACTTGGTCAACTAACTTGTTTAGtccaataattataacaataattattTACTTAGAGGCTTTGACGATTTATAATAGGTCTTTGGATTTGAGTTTTAGTTTTCCATTTGTTTTCTATTTGTTAATAACCGTTTATACTTCAATGTCTTTCTAGTTTTTTTTCGCCCGGCTTTTTCACGATGTTCATAGCTCGGTAATGCTTATGTTTTCTTTGGTTTGGCTTTCGCCAACTTGGATGTGATGACGAAGTAAAGATCCGGATGGCTCAAGAGTTTTGGATAGTTGGGGTGTCCTTTTACTTTGGTTTTGGAGCTCGGTGATTTAGTTATTGGGTTTTACCATATACCAGCTATGTTTAGTTCGTTTAATAGTTAAGTTTTCAATTGTTAGTTTCTAGTCAATTACATGTGTTTGTCGTAAAGTTTGTCCAGTTGTGTTCTTGTAGTCTCTTCATCGTTTTGATGATTTAATCCACTTTTGTTTATTTAATTTCTCATTTTATTGAAAAAATTGATACTTATTTAtcatatgaatattataattataattaataattaatacaatattaaaatattaatgtaAAGAAGTTTTAAAAGTATTTATAACTACTAATAAATAAAATGGTAAATGTTGTATATAAATCGACAAAATTAAAAATTGAAGCGATGAATGATCTAATATTAACGTAAGAagttttaaaactaatattaaaatgataatggtAAATGTTGCGATGTTGTGAAATTGTGAAGTTGATTTATTTTATGCTAATGTTACAGTGTTTTGGGATAGAGTTGGTGACTTGGTGATGTGGTAAATATTGTGTTGTGGATAAtgtaataaaatattattaatagttGAGTTAatagaaaaatttaaaaaaaaattgaccaATCAAATTCCTCCCTTTCCGTTCTCGTAACCGTGGACCGCCCCTACAACATCACCGCGATGGCATTGACAACGATGGCACAAGGGTCGTCATTGTTATGGTTCAACGAGCCCCATTGTTGAGACCCCATAACGTGTAGTCAGTGCATATATTCACAACTTTAAACTATTGATAAGTTTTATGAAAGGAAACATAATGAGTTATTGAGACTACTTTTATTCATGACACATGTTTTCATAATGACATTGTGTCACATCAACGTCATCTCACTATTTTCTTTCCAACACTAACCCATCACACTACACCAGTATCCATAACATATTTTTTCACAACCACACTAGACCCACTTATATTACTCCCCCCGTCCCAAATCTGTTGTCATTTTTGACTTTTGAGGTTTTTTTCTTACAACTTTgacttttttttttgtattacagtATATATTAATTGATAAATTTTATATCAATGAATTAGTTTtttagaaatatatttttaacgGTATAACGTTCATAAAGTATTATGTAACACATAAAAAATAATTTAAGGTCAAAGTTTGAAAGAAAAGGCCTTTAAAGTCAAAACAGGAAATAGATTTGGAACGAATGGAGTATTTATACTTATTATATCTAAATatctaatattattaatttatattatgtataaataattattcattattattattcattattattattcattattattattattattattattattattattattattattattattattattaattattattatttataattataattatatataataaataaattataggAGTAATatctattataattaattaaaatatactccctccgtcctaaAAAAACTATCCTCCTTACTATTTTTGTTGTCTCAAAAATATTGTCCCTTACTTTAAATAACTATTATAAGCCACTAATGTTCCAATTCTACCATTTTATTATTGAAAATTCAATATCAAATATACCAATTAATTTATTACTTACTCTTTACAACAACATTAAATGAGGGACAAATTAGACATTTCACTAATATATCTTAAATCCAACAAATAGTCAAACCTGACACTTTTTTTGGGACAAAGTGGGTAATTATTTAACATTAAAAGATCTCATTAATTCAAAATAACATTACATTAAATTTAAGAAATATACaactaaattaaaaataaattaacaaaaacataactaaaaatataaaacaactctCGTTATCTTATTCCTCTTCGTCGGCTTCTTCATCTTCATCCTCTTCTTCATCTACATCTTCGTCATTCATCATGTTCGGAGAAAATGATGAATGGTTGAATCTTATAGTTCTCTATCCTTTCCCGTATGTAGGTCAACCCTTTCTCGATTGTTTAATTGTCGAGGACGATGAGCAGGTGGGTAACCTTCCCTCAGTTCATAAAATGCACGCTCATTGTCTTCGGTTATCATATTGTGTAAGAGAACACAACTATACATAATGATTTGAATTTTGCTGATAAGAATTGTCTTGCTGGATTTTTAACGATTTTATACTGAAAATTCATTCAATATTGTTTCTTGCAGACTTTTGGGATCTTTTAAATTTTGCTGGCTTTGGGTCAAACGTACTTTTTAACGATTTAATAAGTGTTGTCCATTCTGGATAAATTCCATCGGCTTAATAATACCCTTTAGTGAATTGTTTCCCATTCACCATATAGTCACACATAGGTGACATATCTTGTAATAATTCATCAAATAAATTCGACTGATTTAGTACGTTGATGTCGTTCTTTGAACCTGCGGGTCAAAAAAATCATGCCAATCCATGTATCATACGAGGCCACCGCATCTTACATTATTGTCGGGTGACCATGATCACCTCGTGTATATTGCCATTTTCAAGCAACTGGGCAATTTCTCCAAccccaatgcatacaatcgataCTTTCGAGCATCCCTGAAAAACCATGTATCTTTGCAAGTTTTGAAATTAAACGTTGGACATCTTGTGCATTTTGACTCTCATGTACTCGATTGAGTATAAGTGTAACACACTCTTTCAAAAGTTGTCCGAACATCTATAAGATGTTGCTTCACCCATATAATCGTGTGCAACATCGTGCGGTTATTGTCATATAGCGGACGTACATTTTGTAAAAACATTAAAACCATAAAAATCGGCAACATCCCGCTTTTGAATAAAATAACGAATATAATTGAGAATATCTTCCTGATTAAAATTAATTATACATTGGCATATACGGATAAACTCATACCTACTCATTGGGAAGCGTCTTCGGAAAACATCATGCGGGAAAGTGGGTGTATCGGAAAAACAATCATCGAACAATCGCTTGGCCGTTCCATTATGATTTCTCGGGAAATGTCTTCTAGAAGCTCTAGCTAAAGATTCAACAACATTAtcgtcatcatcttcttcaaaaaaATGGATAGCATCGAGAGCTTGTAAAGGATTGTAAGCAGAGCTTGTAAAggattgtaagcatttgcaagtgcTACCCTTTCTTTATAATTTGGATCGTCGTTATCCATTTACGAACGAGAATAAAATACAATTATAGAGAGAATTTTAGTGATAATTCGAGGTGTGTTCTAAAAGTATGAAAGAAGGCAGCTAGTATCAACGGCATACACTGCGGTGGCAACGAAGCTCCAACTACGCCACTAATACTAGCAGTCTGATAAGCCTAATTTATAATCTTTAGATTAAATTTTATAAAGGTTAACTTTGTAATGTGTGGAGGAAGATCCGAATATGGACGGACTGCCATATGTCGATTCTTCATTATTGGACATAGTGGTCGTTATGTTTTGATGACTAGAATACATCGGGATTTTACATTCGTCGTCACTGTGATTATGTTTATGGTGTTATCGAAATAGCATTTATTTGAACACTTATTCATTAAAGAAGTGATATTGTTAGAACTCTTGGTTATGTAAGTTTCTGCAATCTCTTCCAGCTTTTTGCTATAACTAGAAACCTTTGTTTATGGAGTAATACATATTTGCTGTTAAATAAAAAGTGAGATAAAAAAAAAATGAGAATAAAGGGGTATAGTAATAAGCAAAATTAATGGTACAGATAAAAAGGAATACCTTTTTAACTTGTAATGGAAGAAAATCTCACAAATAAAAAGTAGTAACTGATAAAGTCATGAAAATAGACAATTGAGTTAAATAACTTCATAAACGTAACGCATCAAACATAcattatttattttttatgtttCCCTTACCTGTTCCTTTTTTGCAGCACTCTAGTAATTGCAAGATACCAAATGACTTTAAAAATTGAAACCAAAATTATATGCAGCTATTGCTTCCAACCTCAAAATGAGACATTTCACTTGTGTTTTGCATAGACGATTTAAGCTTTTTATGATACGAAAATTAACAATTGACCACAACAACATATCCATATTACCTGTTTCTTTTATTATTTCCatattctatattttttttcttatttcctaTTACATTTTTACGTCAACATCACTAAAACTAAGCATAAAAAACTTTCCAGGTATGGCATTTcgcaattaataattaataaacgtTATCAGGtcactaaaatcacatataaatactaaaaatacctAAAGCATCCTCATATGGTGGTCATGGTGTGTTTGACTGTTTATCACCTTATCCATCTATTTCTGCTTGTCAATGCCCGGGTAAAGACCCAATACGTGCTCGGGCATAAAGTCATGACGCGTCAAAATACCAACAATTGGTGgcctctgcaaaaaaaaaaaagtagaaaacaAGTGTCAGTCACATAACAGGATTTTTGTCAAGCATCGTATTGATTCCATTGTAGGTGGCAATCTTGACCCATTTGATAATTTACTAATTAATGATGAGAAGTCGGGTTATTTTTTATCTCTAATGGGTCAACTGAATTAAATAAGGATTTATTTAAAACTAAACAGTGCACACATCAAACATATCATAAGGCACTCAAATATCTTTTTATCGATTATTGAAATTGAAATAATAGAATTTTGGTGATTGGTGATTGTACTTGAAGCAATGAGAAGGATTCTAGTAAACCCTGCCTGACCCGACCCACTTCGACATGTAACAAATAAGTAGTCATTTTCTCTGCATCCAGTTCTCCCCATTACCCAACCACTGACCCATCCAATTTGACACCTTATTTACACTGTAACAGAAAATTGAACTTACTCCGGGAGTCTTTGGAACTACACACAAGTGCCTAAGCCCGAGTTCCCTAAAAGCAACAGCAGCTTTTGCGAGTGACATGGACTCCACAACGGTGTAAGGTGACGTATTCGTAATCGGATGTAAGTCAACATACATATCCATCTCTTCAGGCTTAATATCCAAATCTTCCAACTTCGGCCCTTTTCCTAAACCCGCTTTGGCAAAATCAACCGCATGATACCTTTTTAACATTTCAGTCCCAGTCAAACGTTTATCTTTAGTGAACATCTTTTTTCCTTTAAGCAAAACAATCAAATGCGACCTCAAAACGACCCCACAAAGTTCCGGTGCTTCCAAAAAAGGCGGCTCGTCAATAACAGGAAAACCGTTATGTGAAGTCAACCTTAAAGAATGTACAATGTTACCAACTTTTTCAACACCAGTAAACGATATTAACGGGCCAGAAACAACATCACCAGCAACTAACTGTCTCATGTATGGTTCAGCATGGGGTTCTAGAAACGGTAACCCTTTCATTTTCACAATTTGGTCATAAACACCTTTGTTGAAATTATCAGCAACAGATTTCGAAATAAGGAGAACGAGCATTATTAACGGAAGCATTAAAAGATTATTTGTGAGTTCGAGAAGTATGACACAGAGTGAAACAGTCATTCTCATTGTGCCACCTAGGAAAGAAGCGGACCCCAGGAGAGCAAAGAGGCCGACATTCAGATTTGAAACGGAAACAAGTAAACTGCCAACAAGGCGACCATAAGATGCACCAGCAAGAATAACGGGGATAAATAGTCCAGAAGGAATTGCAATGCCATAAGTTATGATACCAAGTGCGTACATAACAATGAAGTAAAGAAAAAGGGTTGATGTACGGAATTCGTTTTCGTTAACTGAACTAAAAAAGCTGCGGATGGCATCATCGTTAGTGTTGAGTACGAGAGAAGCGAGATCGTTATAGTGACCAGGTGGACATTGGAAGTGTTTGTAGTTCCCCGAACGGCCTACTGTAGGACATTCGACGTCTAACCCAATTGGGCACGGGGTGCACGTTGTGAGCCAGGGTAGACCGTAAGCACAACAAGAGGTTAAAAGTGAAATGATTACAACCAAAAACACCCTGAAACTAGGACCTCTCCTgcaaaaatcataaaatataacgTAGTCAAGTGAAACATAAGGCAATTACTATTCAGTTTATGCTTTTTGTGAGAGTGATTGTGATAATCAGAATCAGATAATCAGCTTAAAAAGTTAAGATATTTAAGTAGATGAAAATTAAGAAATGCTTACTCGTTGATGAT
The window above is part of the Rutidosis leptorrhynchoides isolate AG116_Rl617_1_P2 chromosome 1, CSIRO_AGI_Rlap_v1, whole genome shotgun sequence genome. Proteins encoded here:
- the LOC139885717 gene encoding chloride channel protein CLC-c-like, yielding MESNGVDIESEGGGKMERNGSAYESGVMNRQPLLSKNRVNTSSQIAIVGSNICPIESLDYEILENDLFKQDWRSRKKTEILQYVVLKWGLALCIGLCTGLVGFFNNLAVENIAGFKFLLTSQLMLNQNYYLAFVAFAGTNLVLAVSAGVLCAYVAPAAAGSGIPEVKAYLNGIDAHTILAPSTLFVKILGSILGCAAGFVVGKEGPMVHTGACIANLLGQGGSRKYHLTWRWLRYFKNDRDRRDLITCGAAAGVAAAFRAPVGGVLFALEEAASWWRSALLWRTFFTTAVVAVVLRSLIGFCRSGKCGLFGEGGLIMFDINSSIPDYNMVDLLAVTLLGVVGGILGSLYNYLVDKVLRTYSIINERGPSFRVFLVVIISLLTSCCAYGLPWLTTCTPCPIGLDVECPTVGRSGNYKHFQCPPGHYNDLASLVLNTNDDAIRSFFSSVNENEFRTSTLFLYFIVMYALGIITYGIAIPSGLFIPVILAGASYGRLVGSLLVSVSNLNVGLFALLGSASFLGGTMRMTVSLCVILLELTNNLLMLPLIMLVLLISKSVADNFNKGVYDQIVKMKGLPFLEPHAEPYMRQLVAGDVVSGPLISFTGVEKVGNIVHSLRLTSHNGFPVIDEPPFLEAPELCGVVLRSHLIVLLKGKKMFTKDKRLTGTEMLKRYHAVDFAKAGLGKGPKLEDLDIKPEEMDMYVDLHPITNTSPYTVVESMSLAKAAVAFRELGLRHLCVVPKTPGRPPIVGILTRHDFMPEHVLGLYPGIDKQK